The following proteins come from a genomic window of Sesamum indicum cultivar Zhongzhi No. 13 linkage group LG10, S_indicum_v1.0, whole genome shotgun sequence:
- the LOC105171793 gene encoding uncharacterized protein LOC105171793 has translation MSVSYLSGDDDNEYLQTRLNAPMPWIGVYVAAASVACSLAMAADVVYGFRCKKLWFPCKFFSLNATSLTLLAVALKLPVDLTTNMWAVTDRLAKVSSLAFMSTATANFMTSLGSMGDQDIIMSVTALFILVITVFVDVFIQIAEMRSFIHRHLVFPEEVLAAAFMLLLLFLLVSLAIMVLSTKRYLDGKYQEMHSAVLSQELRDMREVTTQGLRALVKKYWVMAQTSNPQFVIAGSAICTACGVISAVVLLITAEAEIRMILVHKRLVQTASVYGNSTTWILIVQSIGVIVGSVAPVFRWCRAIKFSCSRENRNNCFSRDKFKIREYWTERLVQWKGSSSASGIRHRKLRKFVHDAKGLTLDLLTKVQIFIILSSKLVLLVSTSLLGPFYLCFQRIKQLRMQRRINSLPRDADQSGAVADLRFYALRLDGEVPLPDDTLRSISDEVDEVFEIGRRQRSDSLLQFLRQSHSFNGVIAFDSNQVPSLHYREPPNCWSLPVVTLTSIAISLPGVPRESVHGLISSVRRGLSYAKLIEKCLYNSGDLANIRKAAEIWAEVELYRKWQGVDLGKLSRESENSKKSLENLATVAVKTVLDFKRKTGGCLMMSNPLNWPDNIVSANSMYRISQTILSIYNQSDHHDDQQQADEHLFQLLSDMIADILSACLTNLTRVITIKCHRSTIEVREKSVCEAALLLGETEDILELLWRRELPISSNSEQAAYIDGWRSMMELENGIQQNALSSSENVPPENSGDHVFITIMEG, from the coding sequence ATGTCAGTGTCGTATTTGTCAGGCGACGATGACAATGAATACCTTCAAACACGACTAAATGCACCTATGCCATGGATCGGCGTATATGTGGCTGCAGCTTCAGTAGCTTGCTCGCTTGCAATGGCGGCCGATGTTGTCTATGGATTCCGTTGCAAAAAGCTTTGGTTTCCATGCAAATTCTTCTCTCTCAACGCCACTTCCCTGACGCTGCTAGCTGTAGCACTGAAGCTGCCGGTGGACTTAACCACTAACATGTGGGCGGTAACGGACCGGTTAGCAAAGGTGAGCAGCCTTGCTTTTATGTCCACTGCCACCGCCAATTTCATGACGTCTCTGGGGTCTATGGGTGACCAGGACATTATAATGAGTGTTACTGCACTATTTATTCTCGTAATTACAGTCTTCGTTGATGTGTTCATCCAAATTGCTGAAATGCGTTCTTTCATTCATCGCCATCTGGTTTTCCCTGAAGAAGTATTGGCTGCTGCTTTTATGCTTCTCTTGCTGTTTCTGCTGGTTTCTTTAGCCATAATGGTTTTATCCACCAAAAGATATCTAGATGGAAAATATCAGGAGATGCATAGTGCGGTTTTAAGTCAAGAACTCCGGGACATGAGGGAAGTTACAACCCAGGGACTGAGAGCCTTAGTGAAAAAGTATTGGGTAATGGCACAAACTAGCAACCCTCAATTTGTTATCGCCGGATCTGCAATCTGTACTGCTTGTGGTGTCATATCTGCCGTGGTTTTGCTAATCACGGCAGAAGCTGAGATAAGAATGATACTGGTACATAAAAGATTAGTGCAGACCGCTTCCGTCTATGGCAACTCAACTACTTGGATTCTAATAGTTCAGTCCATCGGAGTGATAGTGGGCAGTGTCGCTCCTGTGTTCAGATGGTGCAGGGCCATAAAGTTCAGTTGCTCAAGGGAAAACCGTAACAATTGTTTCTCCAGGGACAAATTCAAGATCAGGGAGTATTGGACTGAAAGGCTTGTGCAGTGGAAAGGGAGCTCGTCTGCTTCAGGAATCAGGCACCGCAAGTTAAGAAAATTTGTTCATGATGCAAAAGGACTGACTCTTGATCTGTTGACGAAAGTTCAGATCTTCATTATCCTTTCCAGCAAACTAGTTCTTCTAGTCTCGACCTCTCTGTTAGGTCCATTTTACTTGTGCTTCCAGCGCATTAAACAATTGAGAATGCAGCGTCGTATAAACTCACTTCCAAGAGATGCTGATCAATCAGGCGCTGTTGCAGACCTTCGTTTTTATGCTCTACGACTCGACGGTGAGGTACCGCTGCCTGATGACACCCTCAGGAGCATATCCGATGAGGTTGATGAAGTGTTTGAGATTGGTAGAAGGCAGCGATCAGACAGTCTATTACAATTTCTACGCCAGTCCCACAGCTTCAATGGGGTGATTGCTTTTGACAGCAATCAAGTTCCAAGTCTACATTATCGAGAACCACCTAACTGCTGGTCTCTACCGGTGGTGACACTGACAAGCATTGCAATCTCGCTGCCCGGAGTTCCAAGGGAGAGTGTCCATGGGTTAATAAGCAGTGTCCGCCGAGGACTCAGCTACGCCAAGCTCATAGAGAAATGCCTGTACAACAGTGGAGATTTAGCCAACATTAGAAAGGCTGCAGAAATTTGGGCAGAAGTTGAGCTCTACCGCAAATGGCAGGGCGTGGATCTGGGCAAGCTATCTCGTGAAAGCGAGAACTCCAAGAAGTCGCTAGAAAATCTTGCAACAGTAGCCGTAAAGACTGTGCTGGATTTCAAGAGGAAGACGGGGGGTTGCCTCATGATGAGCAACCCACTTAACTGGCCTGACAACATTGTTTCTGCTAACTCAATGTACAGGATAAGCCAAACTATTCTATCGATTTACAATCAGAGCGATCACCACGATGATCAGCAGCAAGCAGACGAGCATTTGTTCCAGCTGTTGTCTGACATGATTGCAGACATACTGTCAGCCTGTCTTACCAATTTAACTCGTGTTATAACCATAAAGTGCCACCGCAGCACCATAGAAGTAAGGGAGAAAAGTGTCTGTGAGGCGGCTCTTCTTCTGGGTGAAACTGAAGACATTCTTGAACTGCTTTGGCGGCGTGAACTGCCAATCAGCTCTAATTCAGAACAAGCAGCATACATTGACGGGTGGCGTTCTATGATGGAGCTGGAAAACGGGATCCAACAGAACGCTTTGTCCAGCAGCGAAAATGTTCCACCAGAAAATAGTGGAGACCATGTCTTCATCACAATAATGGAGGGCTGA